A genomic segment from Rubrobacter tropicus encodes:
- a CDS encoding sortase, producing MGKRSDRRIFRKRRQRAGFVLLVSVAIVVVGAIMFSSLSPFSPDLVASGGEEASPVNRVESPEVDRAPEAVAENAGASRETVDEPAVEEKAAEEEKAQAESSGNGGENAGDKEQAQKEPEQQASGPPPIPKPATNDLWMDIPALGLDDNYVANTDSHAAMDAGAIKLPSSGFPWQENANTYIAAHRLGWPGTASDYQFYDLVNMQLGDKIYLYDANGTVYTYEVSGFAEVLPSETWVTSPQAGRDMISLQTCIEDYGDYWTMGPNWYVRYVVQADRVSVDRA from the coding sequence TTGGGCAAGAGGTCGGACCGGAGAATATTCAGGAAGCGGCGTCAGCGGGCGGGTTTCGTGCTGCTGGTGTCGGTCGCCATCGTGGTTGTCGGCGCGATCATGTTCTCCTCCCTGAGCCCTTTTAGCCCTGACCTCGTGGCTTCGGGCGGCGAAGAGGCTTCGCCCGTCAACAGGGTCGAATCGCCCGAGGTGGACCGGGCGCCGGAGGCCGTGGCCGAGAACGCGGGAGCGTCTCGGGAGACGGTGGACGAGCCCGCCGTCGAGGAGAAGGCCGCCGAGGAAGAGAAGGCGCAGGCGGAGTCCTCCGGGAACGGTGGGGAGAACGCCGGCGACAAAGAGCAGGCTCAGAAAGAGCCGGAGCAGCAGGCCTCCGGGCCGCCCCCGATACCGAAGCCCGCCACGAACGACTTATGGATGGACATCCCGGCGCTCGGCCTCGACGACAACTACGTAGCCAACACCGATTCCCACGCCGCGATGGACGCCGGGGCCATAAAGCTTCCCTCCTCGGGGTTCCCGTGGCAGGAGAACGCCAACACTTACATCGCCGCGCACAGGCTGGGGTGGCCCGGAACGGCGAGCGACTACCAGTTCTACGACCTGGTCAACATGCAGCTCGGGGACAAGATCTACCTCTACGACGCCAACGGGACCGTTTACACCTATGAGGTGTCGGGCTTCGCCGAGGTCCTGCCTTCCGAGACGTGGGTCACTTCGCCGCAGGCCGGTCGGGACATGATCTCGCTCCAGACCTGCATCGAGGACTACGGCGACTACTGGACGATGGGCCCGAACTGGTACGTCCGCTACGTGGTTCAGGCCGACCGAGTCTCCGTAGACCGGGCCTAG
- a CDS encoding LOG family protein has protein sequence MNSICVFCGSSAGSDPAYAGAARLLGRTLAKGGTTLVYGGGHVGLMGVVADAALEAGGEVVGVMPRALVEREIGHTDLTKLHVVGSMHERKALMSDLSEGFIALPGGNGTLEEFFEVLTWAQLGEHGKPCGILNVAGYYDPLLAVFDNMVGEEFLKPEHRELVLVEEDPSILLGRFEIYEPPKTVKWIGESEK, from the coding sequence GTGAACAGCATCTGCGTCTTCTGCGGGTCGAGCGCGGGCTCGGACCCTGCTTACGCCGGTGCGGCCCGTCTGCTCGGCCGGACGCTCGCCAAAGGGGGCACCACCCTCGTCTACGGCGGGGGGCACGTCGGCCTCATGGGCGTCGTCGCCGATGCCGCGCTGGAGGCCGGCGGAGAGGTTGTTGGCGTGATGCCCAGGGCGCTCGTCGAGCGCGAGATCGGGCACACGGACCTCACGAAGCTCCACGTGGTCGGCTCCATGCACGAGCGGAAAGCGCTCATGTCCGACCTCTCCGAAGGCTTCATAGCCCTCCCCGGCGGAAACGGCACCCTCGAAGAGTTCTTCGAAGTCCTCACCTGGGCCCAACTCGGCGAGCACGGCAAGCCCTGCGGCATCCTCAACGTCGCCGGCTACTACGACCCGCTCCTGGCCGTCTTCGACAACATGGTCGGTGAAGAGTTCTTGAAGCCGGAACACCGCGAGCTTGTCCTCGTGGAAGAAGACCCGTCGATACTTCTCGGCAGGTTCGAGATCTACGAACCGCCGAAGACCGTCAAGTGGATCGGCGAATCGGAGAAGTAG
- a CDS encoding alpha/beta fold hydrolase yields the protein MSTILIVLFLLILVVVAASLALGRATYEVDSARDTEFLELDGAWVRYNVIGGGPPVVLVHGWLSSSRIWEPLASRLAQRFTVYSLDLVGFGESDKPASGYGVRNGSRLLYAFCAHFGLARASVIGHDLGANMVVKLAADHPDLVGRIVLVSAPADEDQIDLPTPLWLATLPVIGPLFYALGRAARPVRRMWMRPFVADPDDLTDELVDDAGKSTPAAAARTLSISRREISRGRLVRQAAIIKMPMLVVSGEEDQIVDPHSVSAWAGSVQRAEICLMDACGHAPMIERPAEFNAQILAFLTGDARYLDHAEAQLPTAADQEAEPAEDREPDVLPDDEIAVPPEDVHASDDTADLTVEYPVSDEAPPKIHRKREGTYQADGQDETSEPQTDRVQNRRRRATSADDPIPELPEDLFDWPEPRREPRRPRPEDEEPPPSSNGPSRL from the coding sequence ATGAGTACCATTCTGATAGTTCTGTTTCTGTTGATCCTGGTGGTCGTGGCGGCGTCGCTGGCGCTCGGCCGGGCCACCTACGAGGTGGACAGCGCCCGCGACACGGAGTTTCTAGAACTCGACGGGGCCTGGGTCCGCTACAACGTCATCGGCGGGGGTCCGCCGGTGGTCCTGGTCCACGGCTGGCTCTCCTCTTCGCGCATCTGGGAGCCCCTGGCGAGTAGGCTGGCGCAGCGCTTCACCGTCTACAGCCTCGACCTCGTCGGCTTCGGCGAGTCGGACAAGCCGGCCTCCGGATACGGGGTGCGCAACGGGAGCAGGCTGCTCTACGCCTTTTGCGCCCACTTCGGGCTGGCGCGGGCCAGCGTCATAGGCCACGACCTCGGCGCCAACATGGTGGTCAAGCTCGCGGCGGACCATCCGGATCTGGTCGGCCGTATCGTGCTCGTCTCGGCGCCGGCGGACGAGGACCAGATCGACCTTCCGACCCCGCTGTGGCTCGCGACGCTCCCCGTCATAGGCCCGCTCTTCTACGCGCTCGGGCGGGCGGCGCGGCCGGTGCGGCGGATGTGGATGCGGCCCTTCGTCGCCGATCCGGACGACCTCACGGACGAGCTCGTTGACGACGCGGGGAAGTCCACGCCGGCGGCGGCGGCCCGCACCCTGAGCATCTCCAGGCGCGAGATCTCGCGCGGCAGGCTCGTTCGGCAGGCCGCGATCATCAAGATGCCGATGCTCGTAGTCTCGGGAGAGGAAGACCAGATCGTGGACCCCCACTCCGTCAGCGCCTGGGCCGGAAGCGTGCAGCGGGCCGAGATCTGCCTGATGGACGCGTGCGGCCACGCCCCGATGATCGAACGCCCGGCGGAGTTCAACGCCCAAATTCTTGCCTTTCTTACGGGCGACGCCCGCTACCTGGACCACGCCGAAGCCCAACTTCCAACCGCCGCCGACCAGGAGGCCGAACCGGCCGAAGACCGGGAACCGGATGTACTTCCCGACGATGAGATCGCCGTTCCCCCGGAAGACGTTCACGCTAGCGACGATACCGCCGACCTCACGGTGGAGTACCCGGTCTCTGACGAAGCGCCGCCGAAGATCCACCGCAAGCGCGAGGGAACTTACCAGGCGGACGGCCAGGATGAGACATCCGAACCACAGACAGACCGCGTTCAGAACAGAAGACGCCGCGCCACATCGGCCGACGACCCCATCCCGGAGCTGCCGGAGGACCTCTTCGACTGGCCCGAACCCCGCCGGGAACCCCGCCGTCCCAGGCCTGAAGACGAAGAGCCACCGCCAAGCTCCAACGGGCCATCTCGGCTTTAG
- a CDS encoding DMT family transporter yields MTWFLLVPVALAAGTAVSMQFGVNSQLRAVAGGPVAAAAISFIVGTTALVVLTLALNGGLPSFGDVAGAPWWVWTGGLLGAFYVFASVVLTPRLGAATTVAFILTGQVLASIAIDHFGLFRVAAQEATPPRLLGALLIVAGVFLVQRF; encoded by the coding sequence ATGACGTGGTTCCTGCTCGTCCCGGTGGCGCTGGCGGCCGGCACCGCGGTCTCGATGCAATTCGGCGTGAACTCGCAGCTTCGCGCCGTCGCGGGCGGGCCCGTTGCCGCGGCGGCGATCTCGTTCATCGTCGGTACCACCGCCCTCGTGGTCCTGACGCTCGCGCTAAACGGCGGTTTGCCTTCCTTCGGCGACGTCGCGGGGGCCCCGTGGTGGGTCTGGACCGGCGGCCTGCTCGGCGCGTTCTACGTGTTCGCCTCGGTCGTACTGACGCCGCGGCTCGGGGCGGCCACGACGGTGGCCTTCATCCTCACCGGCCAGGTCCTCGCCTCCATAGCCATCGACCACTTCGGCCTCTTCCGGGTGGCCGCCCAGGAGGCGACCCCGCCCCGACTCCTCGGCGCGCTGCTGATCGTGGCCGGCGTCTTCCTGGTCCAGAGGTTCTAG
- a CDS encoding ABC transporter permease codes for MFGGVKIPSPRGAFRVWQRNLTIFRKYWKSIMFPNFVEPLLYLGALGLGLGAFIQQGGINGQDYVAFIAPGLLASNAMFAASFESTFDTFVKLRFDRVYDAIITTPVNAEDVVAGEYLWAGTRSALYGTAFLLVLVALGLVGSPWAVLIPPALLFIGIMFSVMGTLFTSLIYQIDYFSYYFTLVITPLFLVSGIFFPVDDFPAPVPQVAWFTPLYHAVNVCRALASGPTPAVLIDVAWILVFTGVLALVPIQIMRRRLIG; via the coding sequence ATGTTCGGCGGGGTCAAGATTCCGTCGCCCCGCGGGGCGTTCCGCGTCTGGCAGCGTAACCTGACGATCTTCCGCAAGTACTGGAAGAGCATCATGTTCCCGAACTTCGTGGAGCCGCTCTTGTACCTCGGAGCTTTGGGCCTGGGTCTCGGGGCGTTTATCCAGCAGGGCGGCATCAACGGCCAGGACTACGTGGCGTTCATAGCGCCGGGGCTTTTGGCGAGCAATGCCATGTTCGCGGCCTCCTTCGAGAGCACCTTCGACACGTTCGTGAAGCTCAGGTTCGACAGGGTCTACGACGCGATCATCACGACGCCCGTCAACGCCGAGGACGTGGTGGCCGGCGAGTACCTGTGGGCGGGTACCAGGAGCGCCCTGTACGGGACGGCGTTCTTGCTCGTGCTCGTGGCGCTCGGGCTGGTGGGCTCGCCGTGGGCCGTACTAATACCGCCGGCATTGCTGTTCATAGGGATCATGTTCAGCGTCATGGGGACGTTGTTTACGAGCCTTATCTACCAGATAGACTACTTCTCGTACTACTTCACGCTCGTCATCACGCCGCTCTTTCTGGTGTCGGGGATCTTCTTCCCCGTCGACGACTTCCCCGCTCCGGTGCCGCAGGTAGCGTGGTTCACGCCGCTCTACCACGCGGTGAACGTGTGCAGGGCGCTCGCCTCGGGGCCAACGCCCGCGGTCCTTATAGACGTCGCGTGGATACTCGTCTTCACGGGGGTCTTGGCGCTCGTGCCGATCCAGATAATGCGCCGGCGCCTGATCGGCTAA
- a CDS encoding GNAT family N-acetyltransferase: MEAEQFTVRFADAKDDPAIAGLVVEGFLDKFRPIFGGRMDRSLRIMEKWVTLEHASGGVTSLVTEGYSTSELAGSVGVRTAPSREDILARGLWRSLTRNLGLPRAMWATTLLSYPRYSHTSSEAYVERLVVSPSFRRQGIARGLLSAAEDLARDSGKETVGLHVSSNNLSALRLYEAEGYREVSRQKSFLTSYFLDIREWLYLQKTL; the protein is encoded by the coding sequence ATGGAAGCCGAGCAGTTTACCGTACGCTTCGCCGACGCAAAGGACGACCCCGCCATAGCGGGCCTCGTGGTCGAGGGCTTTCTGGACAAGTTCCGGCCCATCTTCGGCGGCCGAATGGACCGCTCCCTCCGGATCATGGAGAAGTGGGTTACCCTGGAGCACGCCTCTGGCGGCGTCACCTCGCTCGTCACCGAAGGCTACTCGACGTCCGAGCTCGCCGGCAGCGTCGGCGTGCGGACGGCCCCTTCCAGGGAAGACATCCTCGCCCGCGGCCTCTGGCGCTCCCTGACCCGCAACCTGGGTCTTCCCCGCGCCATGTGGGCGACCACCCTGCTCTCCTACCCCCGCTACTCGCACACCTCATCCGAGGCCTACGTCGAGCGGCTCGTCGTCTCCCCCTCCTTCCGGCGGCAGGGCATCGCCCGCGGCCTGCTCTCGGCCGCCGAGGACCTCGCCAGGGACTCCGGCAAGGAGACCGTCGGCCTCCACGTCAGCAGCAACAACCTCTCCGCCCTGCGCCTCTACGAAGCCGAGGGCTACCGCGAGGTAAGCCGCCAGAAGTCTTTCCTGACGAGCTACTTCCTGGATATCAGGGAATGGCTGTACCTGCAGAAAACGCTGTAG
- a CDS encoding MBL fold metallo-hydrolase: protein MILEKLTVGPFQENCYIVGDEDSGTGVLFDPGDEAARISLAVEQTNLEISRIIITHAHIDHVGAVAALVDEYSCPVLMHAEAEPMLKQLPNQALMMGLRFGKVPAVDGYIEDGDVVEVGGLRFEALYTPGHAPGHLAFYAAEQGLVLSGDALFAGSVGRVDLPGGSMEVLMRSINERLLTLPDETTVHSGHGPETTIGGERAHNPFLSGGLL from the coding sequence ATGATCCTGGAGAAGCTGACGGTCGGACCGTTCCAGGAGAACTGCTACATAGTCGGGGACGAGGACTCCGGAACCGGCGTCCTCTTCGACCCCGGCGACGAGGCGGCGCGCATCTCGCTGGCCGTGGAGCAGACGAACCTGGAGATCTCACGGATAATCATCACCCACGCCCACATCGACCACGTGGGGGCCGTCGCGGCGCTGGTGGACGAGTACTCTTGCCCGGTCCTCATGCACGCCGAGGCAGAACCCATGCTAAAGCAACTCCCCAACCAGGCCCTGATGATGGGCCTCCGCTTCGGCAAGGTTCCCGCGGTGGACGGGTACATCGAGGACGGCGACGTCGTGGAAGTCGGGGGCCTGCGGTTCGAGGCGCTCTACACTCCCGGCCACGCCCCGGGCCACCTCGCCTTCTATGCCGCGGAGCAAGGGCTGGTGCTCTCGGGAGACGCGCTCTTTGCCGGGAGCGTTGGGCGGGTCGACCTGCCTGGCGGCAGCATGGAAGTGTTGATGCGCAGCATAAACGAGCGGCTGCTCACCCTGCCGGACGAGACCACCGTCCACTCGGGGCACGGGCCCGAGACGACCATAGGCGGGGAGCGGGCGCACAACCCGTTCCTGTCAGGGGGCCTTCTGTGA
- the fba gene encoding class II fructose-bisphosphate aldolase (catalyzes the reversible aldol condensation of dihydroxyacetonephosphate and glyceraldehyde 3-phosphate in the Calvin cycle, glycolysis, and/or gluconeogenesis), producing the protein MALVTMRQLLDEAAKGGYGVGAFNVNNLEQVQAIMEAARETESPVIIQASRGARKYANDRFLYHLMEAAAEVYPEISVALHQDHGNSPETCKSAIDLGFTSVMMDGSLMDDGKTPADFEYNVRVTREVVEMAHEVGVTVEGELGTLGGIEDGVGSGEVHLTDPDQAVEFVERTGVDALAVAIGTSHGAYKFTSEPDRDVLAMNIIEEINQRLPTTHLVMHGSSSVPKELVDTINQYGGEIRPTFGVPVREIQEGIKHGVRKVNVDTDLRLAATGAIRKAFAEDPSEFDPRYYLKPAREAMKAVVKARMEAFGQAGHARDYDPISLPDMAVRYKEQGHQLTTA; encoded by the coding sequence ATGGCACTGGTGACGATGCGTCAACTTCTCGACGAGGCCGCGAAGGGCGGTTACGGCGTCGGGGCCTTCAACGTCAACAATCTGGAGCAGGTACAGGCCATCATGGAGGCCGCCAGGGAGACCGAGTCGCCGGTCATAATCCAGGCTTCCAGGGGCGCGAGGAAGTACGCCAACGACCGCTTCCTGTACCACCTGATGGAGGCGGCGGCCGAGGTGTACCCGGAGATCTCGGTAGCGCTGCACCAGGACCACGGCAACTCGCCCGAGACCTGCAAGAGCGCCATAGATCTCGGCTTCACGAGCGTCATGATGGACGGCTCGCTCATGGACGACGGTAAGACGCCGGCGGACTTCGAGTACAACGTGCGCGTGACGCGCGAGGTCGTCGAGATGGCCCACGAGGTCGGGGTGACCGTCGAGGGTGAGCTCGGGACGCTCGGCGGCATCGAGGACGGCGTCGGTTCCGGCGAGGTGCACCTCACCGACCCCGACCAGGCCGTGGAGTTCGTCGAGAGGACGGGCGTCGACGCTCTGGCCGTAGCCATCGGGACGAGCCACGGGGCCTACAAGTTCACGAGCGAGCCGGACCGGGACGTGCTCGCCATGAACATCATCGAGGAGATCAACCAGAGGTTGCCCACCACGCACCTGGTGATGCACGGCTCCTCCAGCGTGCCCAAGGAGCTTGTCGACACCATCAACCAGTACGGTGGGGAGATCCGGCCGACGTTCGGTGTCCCCGTGCGCGAGATCCAGGAAGGCATCAAGCACGGCGTCCGCAAGGTGAACGTCGACACCGATCTCCGCCTCGCCGCGACGGGTGCCATCCGCAAGGCCTTCGCCGAGGACCCGTCCGAGTTCGACCCCCGCTACTACCTCAAGCCCGCCCGCGAGGCGATGAAAGCGGTGGTCAAGGCCCGCATGGAGGCCTTCGGCCAGGCCGGCCACGCGAGGGACTACGATCCCATCTCCCTGCCCGACATGGCAGTCCGCTACAAGGAACAGGGACACCAGTTGACGACCGCCTAG
- a CDS encoding (2Fe-2S) ferredoxin domain-containing protein — MTAFRQIFVCATPGEGRCGAKGGEELLEAFRSEVERRGVSSSTILRNACTRRHEEGPVVFVFPDDVWYTRVTPDEVPRIVERHLSPFRVES, encoded by the coding sequence ATGACGGCTTTTCGCCAGATTTTTGTTTGCGCCACGCCCGGGGAGGGACGCTGCGGCGCGAAGGGAGGCGAAGAGTTGCTCGAAGCCTTCAGGAGCGAAGTGGAGAGGCGCGGGGTGTCTTCGTCCACCATCCTTCGCAACGCCTGCACGCGCCGGCACGAGGAGGGTCCCGTCGTCTTCGTCTTCCCGGACGACGTCTGGTACACCCGCGTCACGCCTGACGAGGTCCCGCGGATCGTCGAGCGGCACCTGTCTCCATTTCGGGTGGAATCCTAG
- a CDS encoding NAD(P)/FAD-dependent oxidoreductase: MPETPGNRPPSNVEATSGRTARSLRVDRGARVVIVGAGFAGASLLRHLPPALKKPGETLLVDRREEWEFVPLAHEVAVGRVHPGSVRSPISPLCRGACTFLRAEVTGLDLDERVLHTSEGVVGYEYLVLNPGSVATQPPGPLRDHTQTFWSVKDALTLRDGLARAWNGSAGPRPVPPGALTVAVIGGGATGVELAAELAALFDYLKKRSHRRPREEPRVVLFEAADRLMGWLDPYFDRVAQQTLANLGVEVRLNAPVDGATGSGVWFGDEFLPAATRVWAAGVEASPLVRDLPGKHDASGRVGVDEHLTLPDHPEVYVLGDAGNYFHPKLGPLPPTASVAVQQGPWTARDLKRRLRGAGSRRGRPPFRFFDRGYVVSLGPESGVADAVGLKLRGPAAQALYRSVFLYYIKSRRDRLLTGADWAMERTIGRLGFGSDGTDSSQPSAFSGEQEKDER; the protein is encoded by the coding sequence TTGCCCGAAACCCCCGGAAACCGACCACCGTCGAACGTGGAGGCAACGTCCGGCAGAACGGCCCGGTCCTTGCGCGTGGACCGGGGTGCGCGCGTCGTGATCGTCGGTGCCGGGTTTGCGGGTGCGTCCCTGCTCAGGCACCTGCCCCCCGCCCTGAAGAAGCCGGGCGAGACACTTCTCGTCGACCGCCGAGAGGAGTGGGAGTTCGTGCCCCTGGCCCACGAGGTCGCGGTCGGCCGCGTCCACCCCGGGAGCGTCCGGTCTCCCATTTCCCCCCTCTGCCGCGGCGCGTGTACTTTCCTCCGGGCCGAGGTCACCGGCCTGGACCTCGACGAGAGGGTCCTCCACACCTCGGAGGGCGTGGTCGGATACGAGTACCTCGTGCTCAACCCCGGCAGCGTCGCGACGCAGCCGCCCGGGCCCCTAAGAGACCACACCCAGACGTTCTGGAGCGTGAAGGACGCGCTGACCCTGCGCGACGGTCTCGCCAGGGCCTGGAACGGGTCCGCCGGCCCGCGTCCCGTGCCGCCCGGCGCCCTCACGGTGGCGGTCATCGGCGGCGGGGCGACCGGCGTCGAGCTCGCCGCGGAGCTCGCGGCGCTCTTCGACTACCTCAAGAAGCGCTCGCACCGGCGCCCCCGCGAGGAGCCGCGGGTGGTCCTCTTCGAGGCGGCCGACCGGCTGATGGGCTGGCTCGACCCGTACTTCGACCGCGTTGCCCAACAGACCCTGGCCAACCTGGGCGTCGAGGTCCGCCTGAACGCCCCGGTGGACGGGGCGACAGGGTCCGGCGTGTGGTTCGGGGACGAGTTCCTGCCCGCCGCAACGCGCGTCTGGGCGGCGGGTGTGGAGGCCTCGCCGCTCGTCCGCGACCTTCCTGGTAAGCACGACGCGTCCGGGCGCGTCGGCGTAGACGAGCACCTGACTTTGCCGGATCACCCCGAAGTCTACGTCCTCGGGGACGCCGGCAACTACTTCCACCCGAAGCTCGGTCCCCTGCCCCCCACGGCCTCCGTCGCCGTGCAGCAAGGACCGTGGACCGCCCGCGACCTCAAGAGGCGGCTGCGGGGCGCCGGCAGCCGCAGGGGCCGCCCACCCTTCCGCTTCTTCGACCGGGGCTACGTCGTGAGCCTCGGCCCCGAGAGCGGCGTGGCCGACGCGGTGGGCCTCAAGCTACGAGGGCCCGCGGCCCAGGCCCTCTACCGAAGCGTCTTTCTCTACTACATAAAGAGCCGCCGTGACAGGCTGCTCACCGGCGCGGACTGGGCCATGGAGAGGACGATCGGACGCCTCGGGTTCGGGAGCGATGGGACAGACAGCTCTCAGCCTTCAGCTTTCAGCGGTGAGCAAGAAAAGGATGAGCGTTAG
- a CDS encoding ABC transporter ATP-binding protein, which yields MKTAGSGAGSSTLAGRGLRKSYGDFEAVKGVDFEVYPGECFGFLGPNGAGKTSTMKMIYAAAVPTGGELSVVGLDVTRHDREVKRRIGVVPQENNLDEGLKVRENLLVYGRYFDLPRKVVLQRAEELLDFVQLTEKAGEKVEALSGGMKRRLLIARALINDPDLVVLDEPTTGLDPQARHLVWDKLRELARAGKTLILTTHYMEEAARLCDRLVIMEGGEIIAEGSPADLVREYVSPQVVEFRSDPASLAALRPVLEDAADSVEEGGSVEALLAFSRDAHAVMERVHESGIRVENTVHREAGLEDVFMRLTGRRLAD from the coding sequence ATGAAGACGGCCGGGAGTGGCGCGGGGTCCTCGACGCTCGCGGGCCGCGGGCTCAGGAAGAGCTACGGGGACTTCGAGGCGGTCAAGGGAGTCGATTTCGAGGTCTACCCTGGGGAGTGCTTCGGGTTTCTGGGGCCGAACGGGGCGGGCAAGACCTCGACCATGAAGATGATCTACGCCGCCGCCGTGCCGACGGGGGGCGAGCTCTCCGTGGTGGGCCTCGACGTCACGCGCCACGACAGGGAGGTCAAGCGGCGCATAGGCGTCGTGCCGCAGGAGAACAACCTCGACGAGGGCCTGAAGGTCAGGGAGAACCTGCTCGTCTACGGCCGCTACTTCGATCTGCCGCGCAAGGTCGTCTTGCAGAGGGCCGAAGAGCTGCTCGACTTCGTGCAGCTCACGGAGAAGGCCGGGGAGAAGGTCGAGGCGCTCTCGGGCGGGATGAAGCGGCGGCTGCTCATCGCGCGCGCCCTCATCAACGACCCCGACCTCGTCGTGCTCGACGAGCCGACGACCGGGCTCGACCCGCAGGCCAGGCATCTGGTCTGGGACAAGCTGCGGGAGCTCGCCAGGGCCGGGAAGACGCTGATACTTACCACGCACTACATGGAGGAGGCGGCGAGGCTCTGCGACCGGCTCGTCATCATGGAGGGCGGGGAGATCATAGCGGAGGGGTCCCCGGCGGATCTCGTCCGCGAGTACGTCAGCCCGCAGGTGGTCGAGTTCAGATCCGACCCGGCCTCGCTCGCGGCGCTGCGACCCGTCCTGGAAGACGCGGCGGACAGCGTCGAGGAGGGCGGGAGCGTCGAGGCGCTGCTCGCCTTCAGCCGGGACGCCCACGCGGTCATGGAGCGGGTCCACGAGTCCGGGATCAGGGTCGAGAACACCGTGCACCGGGAGGCCGGGCTGGAGGATGTCTTCATGCGACTTACCGGAAGGAGGCTGGCCGACTGA
- a CDS encoding MogA/MoaB family molybdenum cofactor biosynthesis protein: MSESVRHHRESAPEAIRAAVLTISDTRTPETDTGGDVAEELLGGAGHEVVAREIVRDEATSIRNTLVDLLARSDVDAVVTTGGTGISGRDTTYEVVDRMIEKKLDGFGELFRMLSYEEIGAAAVLSRAVAGTVGAKLVASLPGSRNAVRLGVGKLLVPEIAHIVFELRKHQEKG, encoded by the coding sequence GTGAGCGAGAGCGTGCGGCACCACCGCGAATCCGCGCCGGAGGCCATCAGGGCGGCCGTGCTGACGATCAGCGACACCCGCACCCCGGAGACGGACACCGGGGGCGACGTGGCGGAGGAGCTCTTGGGCGGGGCCGGGCACGAGGTCGTGGCGCGGGAGATCGTGCGCGACGAAGCCACGAGCATCCGAAACACCCTCGTCGACCTGCTCGCCCGTTCGGACGTGGACGCCGTGGTTACCACCGGCGGGACGGGCATCTCGGGGCGGGACACCACCTACGAGGTAGTCGACCGCATGATCGAGAAAAAGCTCGACGGGTTCGGGGAGCTATTCAGGATGCTCTCCTACGAGGAAATCGGGGCCGCCGCCGTCCTGAGCCGCGCCGTCGCGGGGACCGTGGGCGCCAAGCTCGTGGCATCCCTGCCCGGTTCGCGCAACGCCGTGAGGCTCGGGGTCGGCAAGCTGCTCGTACCCGAGATCGCGCACATAGTCTTCGAGCTACGCAAACATCAGGAAAAGGGGTAA